From the Helianthus annuus cultivar XRQ/B chromosome 17, HanXRQr2.0-SUNRISE, whole genome shotgun sequence genome, the window TTGACCTCGTTGGACGTGTGccgtgtccgaaacgagttcgAAGGAAGAGACTTCTCCGTCAGCTGGGTGTGAATGATTCTGGTCTGCCATTTTCACGAGTGTTTTTTAGAAGAGAAAAAGAGGTGAAAGTGGTCTtgcaaaaaagcggatggcgccaatgttgaaacaatagttaacacaaggataaccaagaaggtcgtttcacttatggggttcaacctcttctcttgctcgtatctgtggcctgagatctgcaaaacagtaaacaccgttagtctcgttaagaggggtgaagggggttttccctcttaaccaggctccgacgtgagaataagtactgttctgagaggaataaaacagtgtgtgtatagagtgagtaaagagagccaagatcctgaacctgaatgatgaagggtcctatttatagccggagggtgaagaaggaggaagcagctgtgccagctgtgggtgtgcgccagctgtccgaccaaggggaatatcctcttggtctgctctgtcgcgaagggtgtagtggtacacgtggcgtccttgTATTCGATTGTGCTGGGTACCTCGTACTGGTCGCGTCAGCCCTGCTCCCTGGATtgccgcaggcctatgtggccttctgtcaatggtgacacgtgttgtcctttatgttgggcaAAGCATCTTTGATGCCAGCTGTGAACCGCCTAGATGTCTTCTGGAAGTTTCTAGAAGGTTCTGGTGACATGGATGCCTTGTGTGtacaaaagtggtgtggtccctgccatgtaggcagggaattgggaccatacctcttcagttAGGAAGCGTCGACCATATGCATTGGGCTTAGGAAAATTACGTAGTTGCGTAGAAAGGCCATTATACGCGAGATGGCCATTGATATCCCAACCATTATGTTAGAGGCAGTAGTAGTATCACATGACTTCTATATAGTGGGCTCTAACAATGATATATATCATGTTGCTTGATCAATCTCCAACCTTCAAACACATCCTTTAAGGTAGTGCGCCTCCATGATATGTATAGCGAAGGAAACacaatatacaaaaaaaaaaaggataTTGTCTTGCAAATGATATGTATCTATAATAGGGTTGACTAGTAAAAAGTTCTATGTTTCCACAATAACCCAAATATGTAATTAAAACGACAAGAGTCTGCAAAGAAAGGATGTAGAAAGCCCTTCCACTATCAATAGGCAGTTGTATGAGGTCCAACAAGAACTTTGAGTTTGAAAGTGATAACTGATTATTGTATGCATGCATTATATTCCATAATATGATTGTAGAGGATGAAAGTTATGACATATCTAATTAGTCGGTGATGATACCCAGTATAAACCACTAACCCACAAACATCGAGTCAAACACATTCAACTCGTATTAATCATACACTTATCATTCAACAATGCCTTACTGTCATATTAAACACAAATCAAACATCAATTCGGGATATGAAAGTACAACGAAATAATGTCTGAGTGTTGTGCAGGATATCTATCGACCACATACATGCTTCAAAACTCCACTTTAGTATTTCATGTTCTAATAGATGTGTGTAAAGCAATACATGACACACACACTTGGATCATAATTAGAAGTGTACAAAATAACCGGTTTGGACTTGTCAAACAGGTTCCCGATCCAAAATCGATCCACCAAAAAAATTGATTTGGGCCTGACCCAACCCGTAGGTTTGGCACCTATTCGTAGACTCGTTCTTTGAAACTGGTTTATGGCCCAAACCGATTTATAACTCGATTTCAATCGATTTGATTTCATAGGTTCATACATTTTCCCTCCTGAAATCAATTTATAACCAAATCGATTTGTCCAAACCAGTTTGACTCCATTTGTGAAAAAACCAATTCGGTTTAGGAACCAGACTGGTTTATAAAAATCCGGTTTTGTACACATTCAAAAGAGAAAAGAAAGGATTCTctcattttttttttctctttgtttctttccaaattggaaagattAATTTTAGACAAAAAACTCTCATTTTCTCTTATTTTCTCTCCTTTAATGAAACTATGGAACACAACTAAAAATTATTTCCTTTTAAATCTTTTCTTTTATCTCAtttaatgaaactcgggaacTAAGCGTAAAAGAACCCAAAATACGTTAAAACATTGAAATAACTTACTCAACTAAAAAAGCAGTCCAGGTAAAGGTTGACCGTCCCAATGGGCCTGAAAAAACTCGGCCCATTTAACAAACCCTAGTTGTATTTCTTCGCCTCACCTCACTCTTGTTGCAGGTTGATTTCTCACGGCGTCTCCGTTTTCAGGTTCGAAACTtcttccttctctctctctctctctctcaacaaaTCTGTAATTCTGTATGTATCTTCTATATATCTTCTATTCAACATGTTTTAGGTTTTTAATCTCACATCTTTTGCCTCATTCGAATCGTTGATTGTTACGTTTTTTCATTACTTTCGTTGAAATTAAGCATTTGATCGGTGTATCTTATCGTATTTTAGATAATAAATGTTGTATTGTGTAACTTGTTAATTTTAACCTCGTTTAGCTTCTTTGATTCTCGTGATTTGTGCTTTTTGCTTCGTGTTTATTTATGTAAGttagtttaaaatttaaaataagcATTGAATTGGTatatttatcattttttttagaaaatatatgACGTGTTATGCAATTTGTGTGTTAGTTATAATCTGTTTTTGGCCTTTTTTCGATTATTATTATGATGTTTGCTTTGTGTTTAATTAGGCATCAGAAGTATATCTGTTACATTTTAGaaaattaaatgatatattatgTGATTAGTGTGTTAATATTAACGTACTTATATGCTACATAGTGAATAGCGAGAAATAGGAGCGCTATTTTAAAAATAACGATACACTAGAAAAATTTTAAagttgttttaatatgtatattatatcaaaatactttggtatatacgctattttacatatatatttaacaaaaaaactaaaatccagctatttatAGTAtatttaatcgctatttatatttataaaacataaacaatttaaaataaaaaacttTAATCCCGCTATTTATGGCTACATACCTTATAGCGTTATCTAATTGGTGTTTTCTTTGGTTGTCATAGCAGTCAATTCTTATGATTTGTGTATCTTgctttatgttttgtttttaaagCTGTAAGAAGTCAACACATCAACTTGTTTTCCAAAAATGAAGAGCGTACCAATCTGCTGCTTAATTTCAACAATTCTTTATATTTGTGCTTTTTGTTTCATGTTCGTTAGTTATATTCATATAATGTTTGCTCTTTAGAAtgtttatacattacatttgTCGAATTTCAGCATTAAGTTGTTGTATTCCTTTCTCTTTAGGAAATAAATGATGCGTTAAATATTATATCCTTTTTTAGCTCTTTCAATTGTTAAACCCGTTGAATCTCATGATTTGTGCTATCTGTTTCAtgtttacttttttattttagttaatgtTTAACAGCAAATCGGTACATCTATCACTTTTTGGAAAACAAAttgatttgttttttttgttttttcttagCTGCTTCTAATGTTATTTCTGATCCTTAGGTTTGTGGTTCCTGCTTTATGTTCATTAATTATATTTGTTTAAAGTAAAAAGTATATGTGTATACCTATGACTTTTTAGGGAAATAATGTTGTGTTACATATGATGTCCGTTTGGGTTATGTTATaagcttggttttaaaaagcgcgccctaggcgcgcctaggcgcaaggcgcaacaAGGCGCAGGGCCTGGGGCTTTTTTGCTTCTCGCCTTGTGTAATTATAGGAAGCGACCAAAAGACgcattttttgatgtttttttgtgGGCTTTTTGGCCTGAGGCGCGCCTCATGTAACTTAGGCGTTTTACTGCATAAAAATGTTGTACCTTGGGTTTTTTGACTTGTACATGTAATTAAAATGGTATAAAAGCCTTGcttatagctatattttggttaaaggaagctaaaaacctatgggatatgtatgggatatataaaaaaattatataaacatcttgcgcctcgggtacgaaaagcccaccgcttttgcgctttgcgcttcgcgcctcaattttagacctcgtcgcttttgtgcgcctctcgctttttaaaaccaaggttaTAAGAATGGTTCTGTGCACATAGTGGTCATTAATCATGTTTTAAATATTCCGCAGCctacaatatttttttttgttgaaatatGAGTTCTGTCATTGGAGTAACACCATTATAACCGTGTTACTACTGCTATGATTGTGCACATATTTGTCAATTTTTAGGTTTGTAACTTGTAAGATATTGACATATGTGTTGTTGTGTTTGCATTTCAATAAGTTGTTATATCTTCTATATATCTTCTATATATCTTCTATTCAACATGATTTAGGTTTTTAATCTCACATCTTTTGCCTCATTCGAATCGTTGATTGTTACGTTTTTTCATTACTTTCGTTGAAATTAAGCATTTGATCGGTGTATCTTATCGTATTTTAGGTAATAAATGATGTATTCTGTAACTTGTTAATTTTAACCTCGTTTAGCTTCTTTGATTCTCATGATTTGTGCTTCTtgcttcgtgtttgtttatgTAAGTTAGTTTAAAATTTAAAGTAAGCATTGAATTggtatatttatatttttttagaaaatatatgATGTGTTATGCAATTTGTGTGTTAGTTGTTATAATCTGTTTTTGGCCTCTTTATTATTATGATGTTTGCTTTGTGTTTAATATGATATATTATGTGATTagtgtgtttataatattaacGTCCTTTAGGTCTTTCGGTTGTTATAGCTGGCTATGTTTATTATGCTTGCTTTTTTGTATCATGTTTATTCATTAGATTTGTTGAACTCCAGCTTAAAATTGCTGTATCTATCACTTTTTACAAAGTTAATGTTGCGTTCATAGtcgttaatggcgaatagcgataACGTACTTATACGCTACATAGCGAATGGTGAGAAATAGGAGCGCTACTTTAAAAATAGCAATACACTAGAaatttttttaaagttgtttgAATATGTATGTTATATCAAAATACTTTGGTATATACGCTATTTTACATGTAAATTTAACAAAAaactaaaatccagctatttatagctatatttaatcgctatttatatttaaaaaacataaaaaaattaaattaaaaaaatttaattCCGCTATTTATGGCTACATACGTTATACCATTATCTAATTGGTGTTTTCTTTGGTTGTCTTAGCAGTCAATTCATAATTTGTCTTTCTTGCTTTAAGTTTAGTTTTTATATTAGTTGAAATTAAGCAGCAAATTGGTACGCTCTTCATTTTTGGAAAACATGTTGATGTGTTATTGACTTATTTCTGACTTCTTATAGCTTTAACAGTTAGCATAGTTCCAATTCTTTATATTGGTGCTTTTTGTTTCATGTTCGTTAGTTATATTCATATAATGTTTGCTTTTTAGAATGTTTATACATTACATTTTAGTTATTTTAGTTAATGTTTAACCGTGTTACTACTGCTATGATTGTGCACATATTTGTCAATTTTTTAGGTTTGTAACTTGTAAGATATTGACATATGTGTTGTTGTGTTTGCATTTCTATAAGTTGTTATAGCGTGTTAGACTTGTATAATTTTTTGGTTACTTTGATTCTCagttttgttttacttttcaaaattttagtgttttattgtatTAAACTAACATATTCATTTCATGATCAGCGAAGGAAGAAAGTGAGAAGAGCAGCAAGCAGTTGCTGCACTGAAATTGGACAGCAATGGTCCATGTGTCATTTTATCGAAACTGTATGTTGATTTACTTTTTTATTTCTTCTATATACTCATGTTTTTATGAAAATAGAATGATTATTTGCTTCATTTTTATTTGTTAACTTTACCTATAATTTTTTAATCAAATGTGTTTTGGTTGctaaaattttggaaaaattggAATCGCTTTTTTTCAGTAATATTGACCTGTTTTATAAGTTGTTTTTGATATTGATTGCCAAATTTCATACCAGATGGAAAGACTTTCAAGAAGCCCCGTCGTCCATACGAGAAGGAACGTTTGGACGCTGAGTTAAAACTCGTAGGAGAATACGGTCTCCGATGCAAACGCGAGCTCTGGAGGGTGCAATACGCTCTTAGTCGAATTAGAAATGCCGCAAGAATGCTTTTGACCCTCGAAGAAAAGGACCCCCGTCGAATTTTCGAGGGTGAAGCACTTATGAGGAGAATGAACCGTTACGGGCTTTTGGATGAGAGCCAAAACAAGCTTGATTATGTATTGGCACTTACCGTTGAGAACTTTCTAGAACGTCGTTTGCAGACACTCGTGTTCAAAACCGGTATGGCTAAGTCTATTCATCATGCTAGAGTGCTCATCAAGCAGAGGCACATCAGGTACTGTTTTACATGTCATTCACGTTTACTTGCTTTTAGGGGAGCTAAACGTGTTTGTGGGTTCACCCGACCCGAACCTGAAAATTTTAGACGACCCTGAACACGAAAATTGTGTCATACGTATGTACCTGAACACGTCTCGAATGTTTGTGAGTTGACCCACATGGCCTGTTTAGCTAAatgggttcgcgggttcaacctgaaactgaccgaAACccgtttatgctaaacccaaacCCGTTCACACCTGTACTTGCTCTTATGCTTTTTCGATTCTTTTGTTTTGTTATCATTTTGGTGACGTTTTCAATGTATTGTTGCGGTTACAGGGTTGGAAGGCAAGTGGTGAATGTTCCGTCTTTCATGGTGAGAGTTGACTCACAGAAGCACATTGACTTCTCGCTCACAAGTCCCTTTGGTGGTGGCCGACCCGGCAGAGTTAAGCGAAAGAACCAGAAAGCCGCTGCCAAGAAGGCGGCAGGCGGTGATGCCGAcgaggatgatgaagaatgagCTGTTACTTGTATCAAAGGCTTTCTTCATCTCTTATTATCTTTGTGGTCGTCGTTTATTTATTCGTCTTTCGAACCTTTTTATCCTTAGGAAGTTTTGGATGTTTTCGCTTTGATGTTAAGGTTTTGATATCGGATTATGTTTTAATATGTGCTAAAACATGGTGTTTAATGTTTTAAGGTTGGTTAACCTTAACGTTAATTAGCTTCTGGTAGTTAATTATAGTTGGATCTAATACAACTTTGAGAAATAATAGTGCAATCAGACGGGTCAAAGAAACATACTTATTCTAACTACTACAAATACCAAATGGGGACacagtgccaggcagctgcctgctgcctggcactcccccattggaccaacctcattttcaattaattttatttccagtttaaaattacgctttcgttctttgtttaaaattaccgttatgtccccagctcaaaataaaattataattttgcccctagctaaaaattacgcttttgccatCGGGTTAAAACCTAACTTTTActtttgttcccagtttaaaattacggtttcgccatccgtttaaaattacgtttttccccaagctaaaaataaaatgttgtttttccctgtagctcaaaattacgattctactctcagctcaaaattacgcttttgcccaccgttcaaaatgaaaatatgtttttccccccagctaaaaattatgattttcctCTCAGTTAAAAATTTACCCAAATGGAGGAATAGTGTCAGCCAGCTGCCTGACACTTCCCCATTGGACCAACctatttttaaattaattttattcccagtttaaaattacgttttcttcctttgtttaaaattacctttttgcccccagctcaaaataaaattatacacttgcccctagctcaaaattacacTTTTACCCTTGATTGAAAACCTAACTTATActtttgttcccagtttaaaattacggtttcgccctttgtttaaaattacgttttcccccccagctaaaaataaaatgttgttttcccctctagctcaaaattacgcttttccCCACCGTTCAAaatgaaaatatgtttttacccctatctaaaaattatgatt encodes:
- the LOC110926443 gene encoding 40S ribosomal protein S9-2, translating into MVHVSFYRNYGKTFKKPRRPYEKERLDAELKLVGEYGLRCKRELWRVQYALSRIRNAARMLLTLEEKDPRRIFEGEALMRRMNRYGLLDESQNKLDYVLALTVENFLERRLQTLVFKTGMAKSIHHARVLIKQRHIRVGRQVVNVPSFMVRVDSQKHIDFSLTSPFGGGRPGRVKRKNQKAAAKKAAGGDADEDDEE